Genomic window (Candidatus Margulisiibacteriota bacterium):
CCCAAGAAAGCAGGACAACTGCTATCTTTATTGCCGGAGGATATTCAGCCAGAAGTTGCTAGAAGAATAGCCGTGATGGATCAAACACCGCCAAATATTGTTAGACAGATAGAAAAAGTATTAACAGCTAAAATTTCTTCAGTTATTACACATCAAGATTTTTCAACTCAGGGCGGAGTGAATTCGTTAGCAGAAGTTATTAATAGTGTAGACAGATCAACAGAAAAGAAAATTTTAGAGTATTTAGAGGAGGTAGATCCTCAGTTGTCAGTTGAAGTAAAAGATTTAATGTTTGTGTTTGAAGATATTATTGATTTTGAAGATAGACAGGTGCAAAGACTACTTCAAGACGTAGAGATGAAAGATCTTCCTCTGGCTCTTAAAGTAGCCAGCGAGGAATTAAAGACATTAATATTTAAGAATTTATCGGACAGAGCAGTTGAGACTCTTAAAGAAGAGATGGAATTTATGGGTCCAGTGCGAGTTAAGGAAGTTGAGGATATGCAAAGAAAGATTGTGAATATTGTTAGAAACCTAGAAGAAGCAGGCGAAATATTCCTTTCTCGTGGCGGTGAAGAAGAAGAAGAATTCGTATGAAGACAGGAAAGATAATCAAAGCAGAAGAGGCAGTTGCTAGAAACTTGAAATCAGTTTCGCCAGTTCTTTCCTCTTATTTTACAGAAGCCATGGTTGTTGAAATGCTTCAAGAAGGTGAAAAGCTGGCCTTGGTTATCAAGAAAAAAGAAGACGAGATGATGGTTAAGGCGAATGAACATGTTGAGCAAAAAAAACAACAATTAAATAATCAAATGGAAGAAATAAAACAAAAGGGATATCAAGAAGGATATGATGCGGGCAAGCAAGAGTTTGCAGATAAAGTAAAAGATTTTACCTTAGAGTTAGAACAAATTAGACTAAAAATCGGGCAAGCAACAGAGGATTATCTCCAAAATGTTGAGAAGCAGATAGTCTCTTTTTCATTAGCAATCGCAGAAAAAATCACGAGAGTTACCTTTCAAAACAAGACAGAAGTTCTAGTGTCTTTTATCAAAAGTCTTTTTGACCAGGTGAGCATCAGAGACAGCATTACAATTAAAGTAAATCCAAAACAATATGATCGAATAAATAAATATAAAAACGAGTTTTCTGAATATTTGGGAGTGGTAGACTTGGGTATCCAGAAAGATTCCAATATTGATGAGTGTGGAGTGGGAATATCTATGAACACTGGTTTTATGGATGCCAGCCTGCAGTCAATTTTTTCTCAGTTAGAGAAAAATTTATTAAATGAGTAGTATTGATTTACAGCCATATATTAATAAGCTAGACGACATTGAGCCTATTGTTACAAAGGGCATGGTTAAGGATATTTCCGGATTAGTTATTGCTGCTACCGGACCAATGGTTCCTATTGGCAACGTTTGTTTGATTCATAATAAAGCTGGGAGTGTGATACGTTCAGAAGTTGTCGGTTTTGGTAATGGTCGAGTTTTATTGATGCCATTAGGTGAAATGGAAGGCATAAGTGCAGGCGATTTGGTAGAGTCCGCGGGAAAGTGTCTGACCATTCCAGTTAGCAATAGTTTACTAGGCAGAACCTTAAGTGGTTTAGGTGAGCCAATAGACGGCAAAGGTGACATCATTGTGCAGAAGAGAGTTCCCGTATATGCTCAACCACCGAACCCATTATTAAGGGATAGAATTACAAAACATTTAGGTGTAGGCGTAAAGGCTATAGATGGTTGCCTAACTTTAGGTAGAGGACAAAGAGTTGGAATATTTGCTGGTTCAGGTGTTGGTAAATCCACCTTACTTGGGATGATTGCTAGAAATACCGAAGCAGATATCAACGTTATTGCCCTGGTAGGAGAAAGAGGCCGGGAAGTACGAGATTTCATAGAAAAATCATTAGGTGAAGAAGGCTTGAAACGATCGGTAGTGGTTGTGGCGACTTCAGACCAGCCAGCCTTAATAAGAATCAAAGCGGTTCTTACTGCAACAGCCATAGCTGAATATTTTCGTGACCAAGGCAAAGATGTT
Coding sequences:
- the fliI gene encoding flagellar protein export ATPase FliI, which encodes MSSIDLQPYINKLDDIEPIVTKGMVKDISGLVIAATGPMVPIGNVCLIHNKAGSVIRSEVVGFGNGRVLLMPLGEMEGISAGDLVESAGKCLTIPVSNSLLGRTLSGLGEPIDGKGDIIVQKRVPVYAQPPNPLLRDRITKHLGVGVKAIDGCLTLGRGQRVGIFAGSGVGKSTLLGMIARNTEADINVIALVGERGREVRDFIEKSLGEEGLKRSVVVVATSDQPALIRIKAVLTATAIAEYFRDQGKDVLLMMDSITRFAMAQREVGLTIGEPPTTKGYPPSVFAMLPKFLERAGTSDKGSITGIYTVLVDSDDMNEPIADASRSILDGHIVLERKIAAKNIWPAIDVLGSLSRVMPDVVTKDHMKANYKLRELMAAHRDAEDLINIGAYAPGSNPKIDEAIKKMGGILSFVTQGMDENYDYDKEVSMLKAAVGS
- the fliG gene encoding flagellar motor switch protein FliG, with the protein product MAIMEITTGRKKAATLLLSLRKEQIVQALKQLSESEVEELTMEIARIQNVSPSEQDKVIEDFIRDAKQSGGKVHFGGIEYAKDILEKVLGKDKATTLLKDFRQDFQLTPFEFLDKADPENVIRFIQDEQPQTIALILAYLNPKKAGQLLSLLPEDIQPEVARRIAVMDQTPPNIVRQIEKVLTAKISSVITHQDFSTQGGVNSLAEVINSVDRSTEKKILEYLEEVDPQLSVEVKDLMFVFEDIIDFEDRQVQRLLQDVEMKDLPLALKVASEELKTLIFKNLSDRAVETLKEEMEFMGPVRVKEVEDMQRKIVNIVRNLEEAGEIFLSRGGEEEEEFV
- a CDS encoding FliH/SctL family protein, with translation MKTGKIIKAEEAVARNLKSVSPVLSSYFTEAMVVEMLQEGEKLALVIKKKEDEMMVKANEHVEQKKQQLNNQMEEIKQKGYQEGYDAGKQEFADKVKDFTLELEQIRLKIGQATEDYLQNVEKQIVSFSLAIAEKITRVTFQNKTEVLVSFIKSLFDQVSIRDSITIKVNPKQYDRINKYKNEFSEYLGVVDLGIQKDSNIDECGVGISMNTGFMDASLQSIFSQLEKNLLNE